The genomic stretch CGTGGCGTCACGGACGCCCTGCTCGAATCGGCCGGCGCTGAAGTCATCCGTCTCCGCTGTGCGGACGACCCGACGTTCGGCGGCGCACACCCCGAACCGAGCGCGGAGAACCTCGTCGGACTCGAGGAGGCCGTCGAGGAGCACGACGCAGACCTCGGCGTGGCGAACGACGGCGACGCCGACCGGGTCGCGTTCGTCACACCCGAGCGCGGCAAACTGGACGAGAACCTCTTTTTCGCCGCGCTGTACGACTACCTGCTCGAGTCGGACGCCGGCCCCGCGGTCCGCACGGTGTCGACGACGTTCCTCATCGACCGCATCGCCGAGGCCCACGGCGAAGAGGTGTTCGAGACGCCCGTCGGCTTCAAATGGGTCGCTCAAGGGATGAAAGAGCACGACGCCCTGGTGGGTGGCGAGGAGTCCGGCGGCTTCTCCATCCGCGGCCACATCCGCGAGAAAGACGGCGTCCTCATGGGTCTGTTAGGTGCTGCCATCGCCAGCGAGGACCCCTTCGACGCCCGCGTCGACCGCCTGCTCGAAGAGCACGGCGACATCGTCGCGGACAAGGTCTCCGTCGACTGCCCCGACTCCGAGAAGGAACGCGTCCTCTCGGACCTCGAGAGCGAACTCCCCGAGACTGTCGCCGGTCAGGGCATCGCCAAGGTCGTCACGCTCGATGGCTTCAAACTCCTCCTCGACGACGGCTCGTGGCTCCTCGTCCGCCCCTCGGGAACTGAACCGGTGCTCCGCGTGTACGCCGAGGCGGGAAGTCACGAGCGCATCGAGAAACTCCTCGAGGCCGGTCGCGACCTGGTCGAACCGCTCGTCTGACGCCCTCGTCGCGGCTGCTGTTCGGGTTCTGCACCTCCCGTCGGACCACGAACACACTCACCGCTCGCGTTCGCCCCACAGCCGCGTCTCACCCGCTCGTTCCCGGATATCGAACCCCAGCGACTCGTAGAAGGGCCGCACCTCCTCGCGGAACTCGGCCGTCAACCGACCGGTCTCGGCCAGCGCCCGCTCGACGAGCAGGCTCCCGATTCCCCTCCCGCGCCGGTCCGGGTGGACGGCGATGGCCTCGACGTGGTCGCCGTCGCGGACGAGGGCACCGACGACTCTCCCCTCGTGGGCGGCGACGAGCACCTCGTCCGACTCGGTCCGCCGGCGCACCTGGTTCGCCCCCATCTCGAGCATCGCCCCCTCGACGATCCGAAGGACTGCGAGGAGGTCACCCTCGCGTCCGCGGCGAACTGTCGGGTCGGCGTCGGCGGGCGGGTCGTCGCTCACGTCTCCGGGTTCGTTCGGCCGACAGAAATATGCGTGGACTCGGCTCAGGGCTCGAGGACGGCTCGGAAGCGCGCCTCGTTCTCCATCATCCGGTCGTAGGCGGCTTCGGCCTCCTCCAGTGGGTACGTCTCCACCGTCGGGGTGACGTCACGGAGGGCGCTGAACTCGAGGGTGTCCTGGGAGTCACGGGCGTGGCCCGAGGCCCACCCCTCGACGGCACTCCGACTCATCACGAGTTGCTGGACGTCGATCTCCGCGGCCTCGTGGGGGACGCCGACGACGACGAGTTCGCCGTCGATGCCCAGCCCGCCGACGACGGACTCGATGGCGCTGGCCGACGGGGCCGTCCCGAGGACGACGCGCGCCCCGCCGAGTTCCTGCAGCGCGTCGGCGGCGTCCTCCGCCGACGCGTCGACGAAGTGGTCCGCGCCGAGTTCGAGCGCCAGGTCGCGCTTGTCGGGGCTGCGCGAGAGCGCGACGGTCTCGAACCCCGCCGCGTGGGCGTACTGGAGGCCCAGGTGTCCCAGGCCGCCGATCCCCTGGACCGCGACGAGGTCGCCGGGTTGCGCCCCGCTGTTCCGCAGGGCGTTGAACGTCGTGACGCCCGCACAGAGCAGGGGCGCGGCGTCGACGGCGTCGAGGTCGTCGGGGATGCGCGCGAGCGCCTCCGCCGGGACCGTCGCGTACTCGGCGTACCCCCCGTCGAAGGTCAGGCCCGTTATCTCCGCGTTCTCACACTGGAGGAACTGCCCGCGTCGGCACGGGTCACAGGTGAAACAGTGCCCACCGTGCCAGCCAGCGCCCACCCTGTCACCCTCGCTCCAGGCGGTGACGTTCTCGCCGACGCTGTCGACGTGGCCGGCGACCTCGTGGCCCGGGACGCGGGGATATTCGAGACCGGGAAACCCCCCGGCCTTCACGTAGCTATCACTGTGGCAGATGCCACAGGCGTCGACGGCGACGCGAACCTCGTCCGGTCCGGGGTCGGGAACGTCCCGCTCGACGACTTCGAAGTCCGCGCCGGGTTCGGTGACGACGACCGCCCGCATGCTGTCGGACATACGGATAGTGCCTCGGCCTCCGTCGGCAAAACCGGTTCGGCCGGCGCGTGTTCGTCGACGACAGCGTCCGAGCATCGGCCAGCGTCGACACCTACATCCGTCGCGCCTCGAATACGAGACCGATGCGCCGCCGTTCGGTTCTCCGCGCCCTCTTCGGGACTGCCGGCGTGAGCGGACTCGCCGGATGCAACGCCTTCTCGGACACCGATTCGACGGCCACGCCGTCCGCGGCGGCCCCGTCCGAGTCGCCAGGGTCGACTCGGGCGAGCGACCCCTCGGAAGGGGGGCCCGGGTCGAACGGCACCGGACCGGCCGCGCAGGAACCGTACCGCGCCACCGGTGTGCCCCCGCTCGAACGCCCGCGCGGGGTCAACGTCCGTAACCTCGGCTCGACGGAGCGCTTCCTGACCGTCGTCGTTCGCGACGGTGAGACGGAGGTGTTCGCCGCCAGCACCGCCGTCCCCGCCGGCGAGACGGCGTCGTTCCGGCGGCTCCTCGCCAGCGAAGGCCGGTACGACGTGCTCGTCGAGACGGCCGACGGTGCCCGCGACAGCTACCGGTGGGACCTCCGCGCCGACCTCGACGACCTCTGGGTCGACCTCGTCCCGGCGCTCTCGTTCCGCCGTCCCGTCGTCTGTCTCACCGACTGCCCGTTCGTCGTCGACGCCGCCGACCAGTCCGTCGCGTACGACGTCCCCGACGACGTCGACGTCGCCGCGGCGCTCGGACGGACACCCGCCGTCGCACTCGACAACGACGGGCCCGCGCGTCGACGGGTGACGCTCCACGTCTGGGACGGCGGTCGACTCCACTTCGCCTCGGAGTTCGACCTCCCGCCGGACGTGCGCCTGCTCGTCCCGACACTCCCCGCCAGCCAGCGGTACGGTGTCGTGGTCCGCACGCCGGACGGCGAGGCGATATACGACTGGCTGCCGGCCGTCAGAGGGACGCTCTACGCCTCGGTCGCCGCCGCCCCCGAGTTCCGCTGTGGCTACGCCGACCACGACGTACAGGTCCGAAACGAGACCGACCAGCCCCGGGCGGTTCGCGTCCGGGTGTTCACCGGAGAGGAGACGCTGTTCGAGCGGACGTTCGAACTCGACTCACGCGCGGTCGAGACGGTCCCGTCGGCCGTCGACCCGGCCGGTCCCCTCCGGTTCGAGGTCGAGACCGACGGCGCGGTCGAGCGGTACAACTGGGTCCGGTGTGCGCCGAACGGCCCCATCACCGTCGCCGTGAGCGACGACGGGGTCTCGGTCTCCGTCCGTCCCACGACCGAGTCGTCGTGACGTTCCGCTAGGCGAGTTCGGCCGTAACGTCCGTCGACGAGACCATCCCGACGTAGTCGTCGCCGTCGACGACCGGGAGGTGTTTGATGCCGAGGCTCGTCATCATCGCGGCCACCTCCTCGATGAGGAGGTCCGGCGGGACGGACTCGACCCCGGCGGTCATGACGTCCTCGACGGTCGTCGCGGCGGGGTCGCGACCGTCGGCGACGACGTGGAGGACGTCCGTGCTCGTGACGATTCCGGGCGCACTGCTCCTCACGACGAGGGCGCTGATGCCGCCGTCGCGCATCACCTGTGCGGCCTCGACGACCGACGCTGACGCGGAGATGGTCTCCAGCGGCGTCGACATCACTTCCTCGACGCGGGTTCGCTTGTCGCGGTTCATACCGGTCGAACGACTGCCCTCGGTATTGTCCTTTTGACTGCGGCACGGTGCGGGGTGTCCGACGCGCAGTGACGACGTGTTCGACATCCCGCCGTCGACGACGAGCGACTCGCCGGTGACGTCGTCGTCGAGGGTCGACGCGAGGACGCGGGCGGCGCGCACGCTGTCGTTACCCACCCTTCACGAGCCGCAGCACGCGAACGTCCGTCCGCTCGTCGTCGACCGCGCGGTCCTCGGGCACGGGCTGACCGTCGACGAGAACGGTCACCTCGTGGACGCTGTAGCCGACCGCTCGGACGAGGTCGGCGTACGTCGCCCCCTCGTCGAGGGCGACTGTCTGGCTCCCTTCGCCGACGACGTCGACCGTGAGGTGCATACGCTCACCTCGCGGAGGACCGAGAAATCGGCTTCGGCTCTCTCCCGTCTCGGGGAGTTTATGAGGCGACACCCCCCTCCATTGGACATGAGCGAGGCCTCTCAGGATTCGAGTTCGAGTTCGCCGCCGGGCCGCGAGATCTGGATCGAGAAGTACCGCCCCCAGACGCTTTCGGACATCTACGGGCAGGAAGACACCATCGAGCGCCTCCAGTCGTACGTCGACCGCGACGACCTCCCGCACCTCATGTTCGCCGGGCCCGCCGGCGTCGGGAAGACGACCGCCGCGACGGCCATCGCCCGCGAACTCTACGGCGACGACTGGCGGGGGAACTTCCTCGAACTCAACGCGTCGGACGAGCGTGGTATCGACGTCGTCCGTGACCGTATCAAGGGGTTCGCACGCTCGCAGATGACTCGAGACCACGATTATCGATTGATCTTCCTCGACGAGGCCGACTCGCTGACCGACGACGCCCAGTCCGCGCTCCGTCGGACGATGGAGCAGTTCTCCGACACCACTCGCTTCATCCTCTCGTGTAACTACTCCTCGAAGATCATCGACCCCATCCAGTCTCGCTGTGCGGTGTTCCGCTTCTCGCCCCTCTCGGACGACGCCGTCCGACACCAGGTCGAGGACATCGCCGCCGCCGAGGGCATCGAGATGACTCCCGATGGTATCGACGCGCTCGTCTACTACGCCGACGGCGACATGCGCCGCGCCATCAACGCCCTGCAGGCCGCGGCGACGACGGGCGAGGTCGTCGACGAGGAGGGGGTCTTCACCGTCACCTCCACGGCCCGCCCCGAAGACATCCGCGAGATGGTCGGTGCCGCCGTCGACGGCGACTTCCCGGCCGCGCGGGCGAAACTCGCGACGCTCCTCGACGACGTCGGCATGGCCGGCGGCGACATCATCGACCAACTCCACCGGTCGGTGTGGGACTTCGACCTCACCGACCGGGAGGCGGCCCGGCTGATGGAACGCATCGGCGAGGCCGACTACCGTATCGCCGAGGGTGCGAACGAACGCGTCCAGCTCGAAGCGCTCTTGGCGTCGCTCGCACTCGACCGCTGAGTCCCGCCGACGCGTCGGACCCGTGTGAACGCCGCAGACCCCGTCCCCGACGCGGGCCGTTCCGGCTCAGTCGTCGTCCACGTCGACGCCGGTGAACTCGAACCGCGCCCCGCCCTCGGTCCCGTCCACGACTCGCACCGACCAGTCGTGTTCGGCGGCGATGTCGGCGACGATACGCAGACCCAGTCCGGTGCCCTCCGCGCTCGTCGAGTGCCCCGCGTCGAACACCGCATCGACCTGTCCCGGCGGGATGCCGACGCCGTCGTCCTCGACGGCGAACCCCGCCGGCAGGTCGCAGACGGTCACGGTGAGCGGCCCCGCATCCGCGCTCACCCCGTGTTCCACCGCGTTCCGGAACAGGTTCTCGAAGAGCTGCCGGAGCCGGCTCTCGTCGGCCAACACGCGCCGCGTCGTCTCGACGGCGAGAGACGCGTCTGCGGTCTCGACGCTCTCCCACGACGCGGTCGCGGCGGTCGCCAGGTCGAGCCGGGCCCGCTCGTGCCCGGTCTCGCCTTCGACCGCCAGCTGCAGGAGGCCCTCGATGAGGCGGTCCATCCGGGCGTGTGCGTTGGCGACGGCTTCGAACTGCTCCTCGTCGCCGGTCCGTCGCGCGAGCTCCAGCCGGCCGCGGGCCACGCTCAGTGGGTTGCGGAGGTCGTGTGAGACGATGCTCGCGAAGCGCGACAGCCGCTCGTTCTGCTGTTCGAGCCGCTGCTCGCGCCGCCGGAGCCGCTGTTCTCGCTCGACGCGGTCCATCGCGGCCGTCAGAGAGGCTACGAGGATGTCGACGAGCGCCCGGTCCGTCTCGTCGTACGCGTCCGCGACCGGTGAGGAGACGATGAACAGGCCGTGGTGGCCGACCGGGTGGAGCAACACACTCTGTGCGGGTGACTGCTCCGATAGCGGGTCGCACGCTTCGACGTCGGGAATGTACCGCGGCTCGCCGCGCTCGAACACCTCCCAGGCGATGGCGGCGCGGGTCCCCGGCGCAGCGTCCCTGTCGTAGCACGGCGTCGCCGGGAACTGTTCTGCGACGGACCCCGCCATCACGCCGGGTTCGAGTCGGTCGCCGTCGCCGTTCAGTCGGTGGAAGCCGCTCAGTGGCGCGTCGATGACCTCCTGTGCCGCGTCGACGGCGACCCGGGCCGTCTCCTCGATCGTCTCCGTGTGCATCAGCGCCTGCGACCGCTCGCGCAGCTGGTCCAGCTTCCGTTCGTGCTCGACGCGCGCCGTGACGTTCTGCGTGACGGCCATGCCCGCCGTGACCGTCCCGTCGGCGTCTCGGAGCGGGAGCGTCTGGAGGTGATAGTGGGTCCCGCTCGCCTCGTACTCGAACGAGCGTGTCTCGCCCGCCAGCGCCGCCCGGTAGTGTGTCTCCAGGTACGTCGTCCCCTCCGGGCTGAGGTTGTCCCGAAGCGGCTCCCCGACGGACTCGTCGGGGTTCCAACTCGCCCGCTCGAACTCGGTCCCGCCGCCGGCGATGACCCGGAGGTCGTGGTCGAAGAGGACGACCCCGCCGGGGAAGTTGTCGATGAGCGTCTGGTAGAACTCCTTGCTCTCTTTTAGCTCCCGCTCGCGCTCGACGTGCTCGGTGATGTTCTGGGCGACGGCCATGCCCGAGATGACCTCTCCCGCCTCGTTGCGGAGCGGAATCGTCTGGACCTGATAGTGTCGGCCCTGGTAGCTGTCCTCGAACGAGCGCGTCTCGCCCGCCAGCGCCGCGCGGTAGCTCTCGGTCAGGAGCGCCGCGTTCGCCGGCGGGAACACGTCCGAGGGGGTCCGGCCGACCATCCCCTCCGCCGTCAGCCC from Salinigranum halophilum encodes the following:
- a CDS encoding phosphoglucomutase/phosphomannomutase family protein codes for the protein MDAISFGTDGWRATLDTFTDDRVRIVGQAVADYLRDEGFDDPVLVGYDARESSPGFAESLAEVLSGNGFDVILPERDCPTPVTAYNIVDRGCSGALMLTASHNPPEYNGVKFIPSDGAPALPEVTEQIEANLREPEYLPKEGRGEIRREDLVSVHAEHARSLVDADLSGVTVVYDAIHGSGRGVTDALLESAGAEVIRLRCADDPTFGGAHPEPSAENLVGLEEAVEEHDADLGVANDGDADRVAFVTPERGKLDENLFFAALYDYLLESDAGPAVRTVSTTFLIDRIAEAHGEEVFETPVGFKWVAQGMKEHDALVGGEESGGFSIRGHIREKDGVLMGLLGAAIASEDPFDARVDRLLEEHGDIVADKVSVDCPDSEKERVLSDLESELPETVAGQGIAKVVTLDGFKLLLDDGSWLLVRPSGTEPVLRVYAEAGSHERIEKLLEAGRDLVEPLV
- a CDS encoding GNAT family N-acetyltransferase, whose product is MSDDPPADADPTVRRGREGDLLAVLRIVEGAMLEMGANQVRRRTESDEVLVAAHEGRVVGALVRDGDHVEAIAVHPDRRGRGIGSLLVERALAETGRLTAEFREEVRPFYESLGFDIRERAGETRLWGERER
- a CDS encoding alcohol dehydrogenase: MRAVVVTEPGADFEVVERDVPDPGPDEVRVAVDACGICHSDSYVKAGGFPGLEYPRVPGHEVAGHVDSVGENVTAWSEGDRVGAGWHGGHCFTCDPCRRGQFLQCENAEITGLTFDGGYAEYATVPAEALARIPDDLDAVDAAPLLCAGVTTFNALRNSGAQPGDLVAVQGIGGLGHLGLQYAHAAGFETVALSRSPDKRDLALELGADHFVDASAEDAADALQELGGARVVLGTAPSASAIESVVGGLGIDGELVVVGVPHEAAEIDVQQLVMSRSAVEGWASGHARDSQDTLEFSALRDVTPTVETYPLEEAEAAYDRMMENEARFRAVLEP
- a CDS encoding CBS domain-containing protein, whose amino-acid sequence is MNRDKRTRVEEVMSTPLETISASASVVEAAQVMRDGGISALVVRSSAPGIVTSTDVLHVVADGRDPAATTVEDVMTAGVESVPPDLLIEEVAAMMTSLGIKHLPVVDGDDYVGMVSSTDVTAELA
- the samp2 gene encoding ubiquitin-like small modifier protein SAMP2, with translation MHLTVDVVGEGSQTVALDEGATYADLVRAVGYSVHEVTVLVDGQPVPEDRAVDDERTDVRVLRLVKGG
- a CDS encoding replication factor C small subunit; this encodes MSEASQDSSSSSPPGREIWIEKYRPQTLSDIYGQEDTIERLQSYVDRDDLPHLMFAGPAGVGKTTAATAIARELYGDDWRGNFLELNASDERGIDVVRDRIKGFARSQMTRDHDYRLIFLDEADSLTDDAQSALRRTMEQFSDTTRFILSCNYSSKIIDPIQSRCAVFRFSPLSDDAVRHQVEDIAAAEGIEMTPDGIDALVYYADGDMRRAINALQAAATTGEVVDEEGVFTVTSTARPEDIREMVGAAVDGDFPAARAKLATLLDDVGMAGGDIIDQLHRSVWDFDLTDREAARLMERIGEADYRIAEGANERVQLEALLASLALDR
- a CDS encoding PAS domain-containing protein, whose protein sequence is MRASAMQALTGRATIRTLHVDDDEMFGTVTAELLEAVEPRLEVLTATSASAGLELLADEQVDCIVSDYDMPGGTGISFLERVRERDARLPFILFTGKGSEEVASDAVSAGVTDYLQKEAGVDQYTVLANRVVNATEKYWTEVDLERRITQQEALATLGRDALAADDLASLFDTAVGLVADGLDGDYAKILEWRPERAAFDLRAGVGWSEAVRGRMCVPGGADSQAGYTLACAEPVVVDDLAEETRFGGPDLLVDHGVVSGISVAVGSVEAPWGVLGVHTASRREFTDQDVTFVQNVANVLAAAIDRQRAETRLRESESRFREIAELSPDGIFRTDVDGVFTYVSPASEALLGRSADDLVGTPFGRVVADGSHGAAREGIGRVIDGEVVRGLALTLVDDEGDPFDVEVSASPVRHDGDVEFVQGFARDVTEKNERERELQRSRERYRALVDAFPNGGVFLFDESLRYTMVGGDELLKGGLTAEGMVGRTPSDVFPPANAALLTESYRAALAGETRSFEDSYQGRHYQVQTIPLRNEAGEVISGMAVAQNITEHVERERELKESKEFYQTLIDNFPGGVVLFDHDLRVIAGGGTEFERASWNPDESVGEPLRDNLSPEGTTYLETHYRAALAGETRSFEYEASGTHYHLQTLPLRDADGTVTAGMAVTQNVTARVEHERKLDQLRERSQALMHTETIEETARVAVDAAQEVIDAPLSGFHRLNGDGDRLEPGVMAGSVAEQFPATPCYDRDAAPGTRAAIAWEVFERGEPRYIPDVEACDPLSEQSPAQSVLLHPVGHHGLFIVSSPVADAYDETDRALVDILVASLTAAMDRVEREQRLRRREQRLEQQNERLSRFASIVSHDLRNPLSVARGRLELARRTGDEEQFEAVANAHARMDRLIEGLLQLAVEGETGHERARLDLATAATASWESVETADASLAVETTRRVLADESRLRQLFENLFRNAVEHGVSADAGPLTVTVCDLPAGFAVEDDGVGIPPGQVDAVFDAGHSTSAEGTGLGLRIVADIAAEHDWSVRVVDGTEGGARFEFTGVDVDDD